A single region of the Triticum dicoccoides isolate Atlit2015 ecotype Zavitan chromosome 2B, WEW_v2.0, whole genome shotgun sequence genome encodes:
- the LOC119368996 gene encoding uncharacterized protein LOC119368996: MTAPMKSTQEEEHDMAGGKSSSISKPQIENAASQEEKDSQEEESEVSDSDEDEDPVEGGESGSTISKRQISKLCEDMEVTLSYLRRDIEPAAPLRDAAEGDADEALPPTIHAISEQFKDVRRHMSKLRLQLQPFKERYDEKQAQEDSYEGLDDEEKVRKKIDKEEMFFDIYRRSTESSCRRVVFEQQTTLSPMYFTHWTPGQILPNYADTEGISLQVYSFKITKIKGNLCWPLQVYGVVAARDNSDRKRNIIFNRLRHDCQEIFSDDPFLRLTGPSRAIMALSPVNFEVQLKLKGATESADRALMNLTEHYVRGISNTITFRNCLCKAELRVEELSSSVQATFLGVRIVKDGPCPFEYGGRIACSSPPREVVRMDDKGIPHFVVDSCFQVVLLDSRHCVRGKMPIGEDGCLDLSRRFVSVKLQKENNQQFKECLAVVFEAYSESGDMAAQAHVRIKPRTCNISQHSCDLGGSKVEITIAWSAIVRTDLC, translated from the exons ATGACAGCGCCGATGAAGTCTACTCAGGAGGAGGAGCACGATATGGCCGGAGGCAAATCGAGCTCCATCTCTAAGCCGCAAATCGAGAACGCAGCTAGTCAGGAGGAGAAGGATTctcaggaggaggagagcgaggtgtCTGATTCTGATGAGGACGAGGACCCGGTGGAGGGAGGCGAATCGGGCTCTACCATCTCCAAGCGGCAGATCTCCAAGCTGTGTGAGGACATGGAGGTTACATTGTCTTACCTGAGACGGGACatcgaaccagcagccccgctgagGGACGCGGCCGAAGGCGACGCCGACGAGGCACTCCCGCCGACGATCCATGCCATCTCAGAGCAGTTCAAGGATGTGCGCCGTCACATGTCCAAGCTCAGATTGCAGCTGCAACCTTTCAAGGAGAGGTACGACGAGAAGCAGGCTCAGGAGGATTCGTATGAGGGCCTGGACGATGAAGAGAAGGTCAGGAAGAAGATAGACAAGGAAGAGATGTTCTTCGATATTTATCGCCGAAGCACCGAGTCCTCATGCCGCCGTGTTGTCTTCGAGCAACAGA CCACATTGAGCCCTATGTACTTCACGCATTGGACACCCGGACAGATCCTACCCAACTATGCTGACACAGAAGGGATTAGCCTGCAGGTCTATTCCTTCAAGATCACAAAGATCAAGGGCAATCTGTGTTGGCCGCTCCAAGTGTACGGTGTCGTTGCCGCGCGAGACAACTCTGACCGCAAGCGCAACATCATCTTCAATCGGCTGAGGCACGACTGCCAGGAGATCTTCTCAGAT GACCCCTTCTTGCGCTTGACCGGCCCGTCTCGGGCAATTATGGCGTTGAGCCCAGTTAACTTTGAAGTTCAGCTGAAACTTAAGGGCGCAACAGAGTCTGCGGACAGGGCGTTGATGAATCTTACAGAACATTACGTCCGTGGTATTTCAAATACAATTACGTTCCGCAACTGCCTTTGCAAAGCAGAGTTAAGAGTGGAGGAACTTTCTAGTTCGGTTCAAGCTACTTTCTTGGGTGTCCGCATCGTCAAAGACGGTCCATGCCCTTTTGAATATGGAGGCCGGATTGCTTGCTCCTCACCACCTCGTGAAGTTGTGCGAATGGATGATAAAGGCATTCCACACTTTGTTGTTGATTCATGCTTCCAAGTTGTGTTGCTCGATTCTCGTCATTGTGTGCGTGGGAAAATGCCGATTGGCGAAGATGGTTGCCTTGATCTGTCAAGACGCTTTGTTTCCGTTAAACTGCAGAAAGAGAACAACCaacaattcaaagaatgcttggcagttgtttttgaaGCCTACTCAGAGTCCGGTGATATGGCTGCGCAAGCTCATGTCAGAATCAAGCCCAGGACTTGCAACATAAGCCAGCACAGTTGCGACCTTGGTGGCTCTAAGGTGGAGATTACCATTGCTTGGTCAGCTATTGTCAGGACCGACCTTTGTTAG